A window of Benincasa hispida cultivar B227 chromosome 9, ASM972705v1, whole genome shotgun sequence genomic DNA:
gaagttatttataggtgaagcttggctctttgacttcgtggtccccactttatagTTATGGCAGTTCTTGAAATggcggagtgaatattccttctgttacgcaatcaacccgtTAGAAATGTACAACTGAAAGCTATACATTTATCTGAATCCTCCacaaatgcattgctctttacatctttgatcgatcgccgcatgcggtgttattttttattaccgcttgcggttgaaattgtgttgatcgctaagttcttgatcgattgtcgcatgcaccatcattgcgttattcctgaatgatgggcgcaatgcgacgtagatgcgttgtttcttttgtctttgagccattaacgcatgtggtgattgatttcctgcaaaatagaaattgaaatattttattttaccatcgcaatggtgttagtgggtgtatcgacgacattttataattctcgcatttcttagccaatgtctgtactatcgacgcaacttttctttcttttttccacaatatcaaaataaaacagtataaataacttgtatttctacaagttatcaatactCGATGGGAAGGACTCGATACTCAATAGGATACTCGGTGATGGGTGGCTCACTTTATACATGCTTCTTACTCGATCGCTCTACTTGACACGCGACCCTTTCTCGCTTACACTCGATGCTCGACAACATTTACTTGATGCTTGCCTTGTGCTCACTCGATGCTCAAACACCCACCAACACGattaacacttagccaaaattctcTTTGTAAGGCTAGATTAATAAGTAACTGAGAGCTAAGTTTCTATACTTtaatattttccttcttcaaacttaTCCTTTACCTCAAAACACAAAAATCCaatctaacttaaatatttaacccaacattttgcttaagttaaacaataaacataattaaaaagggaaagtaaGGTGCGGGTTTTACAACCTAGcacccttaaaagaaattttgtccTCAAAATTTACCGATATGAATCAGTGAAAAAGTTGAGGGTACTTCTTCTTTACTTTTTCCGCAGATTCCCACGCCGCTTCTTTAATTCCATGGTTCTTCCACAATACCTTCACTAAAGGTATAGTTTTTTTCATGAACACCTATTCTTTCTTGTCTAAGATATGAACTGGCTCTTCTTCATATGACAAATTTTCCTTGAGCTGAATCGGTTGTTCTACCAACATGTGCGTAGGATCAGATATATACTTCCTCACTATCGATAAATGGAACACGTTGTGAATACGTGTTAGCTCCAGAGGTAACTTTACCTTATACACTGTCGGGCCAACTCGTTCCATAATTTCATAAGGTTTAATGTAGCAGGGACTCAGTTTCCCTTTTCTTCCAAACCTGAGTAATCCTTTCCATGGGAATAACAGAAGGAATACTTGGTCTCCAACCTCAAATTCTAGATCTCTCCTTCTCTTATCAACATAACTCTTTTGCCTGTCTCGAGCTGTCTTTAAGTTTTCCCTGATAAGCTTCACAGTATTTTCCGTTTGTTGCACTAATTCTGGACCCAAAAGTTTCCCTTTTCcaacttcattccaacatactAGGGTTCTACATGGTCTGCCATACAATGCTTCATATGGGGCCATGCCTATGCTCGAGTGATAACTGTTGTTATACGTAAACTCGACCAATGGGATTTGTGCATCCCACTTCCTTTAAACTGCAGAACACATGTTCTCAGCATATCTTCCAGTGTTTATATTGTCCGCTCTGACGAACCATCCATCTATGGATGAAAAATCGTATTAAAATGTAGTTTAGTACCCAAAGCCttctgcaaactaggccaaaacttcgaGGTAAACCTTAGAGATCTGATACTATCATTACTGGAGCTCCAAATGGCTAACTATCTTGTCTATGTATATCTTAGCCAACCGGTCCAAGGTAAAGGTAACTCTTACCGGTAAAAACTTGGCCGTCTTGGTTAGGTTTTCAACTATTATCTAAATTCCATCATACCTCAAGGGCGTACTATGCAAACCAAACAAGAAATCCATAGTTATATGATCCCACTTCCACTCTAGTACTGGAAATGGGTTGAGTAATCCTGCGGGTCTCTGTCTCTCGAGTTTAACTTGTTGACAAATTAGACATCGGTCTACATATTCggctatttctttctttattctaGGCCATCAATACGATCTCCTAAAGGTCCTGTATAGTTTTTTGCTTCCTGGATGCATGGCATAAGCCGAACTTTGCGCCTCCTCTCGTATGGCTTGCTTAAGCTGCAACACATTCAGTACGCACGATCTACCTTCCTTTGACAAGGCACCATATGCCCTTACTTGGAAATCAATTCTTAGTCCCTTACTCGCCTCCTCTATCATCTTCTGAAGGTTAAGATCTTTCAACTGTTCACGTATAATTTCATCCACTACGGTGGGTCATACCTGGGATGAGGCTAACAATCCATCTGTTTGTTCCACTACTAGAGTCGCTCTCGAATTCCTGAATTCTTGGATCAACATCCCCCTTATTGAACAAACAGTAGCTTTAGACCCAGTCAACTTCCTGCTTAAGGCATCAGCCACTACATTGGCCTTACCAGGGTGATACTCGATCGAacagtcatagtctttgatcAGTTCGATCCATCTCCTTTGCCAAAGTTTAGCTCTTTCTGCTAAAAAATGTACTTTAAACTCTTATGATCATTGAAAATATGGCAACGCTCCCTGAACAAATAATGTCTCTAAAGTTCTAAGGCTAAGACAATTACcgctaactccaagtcatgaGTGGGATAGTTACCCTCATGCTTCTTTAGCTGTCGAGAAGCATAGGCTACCACCTTTCCCTTCTGCATCAACACACAACCTAGTCCCTGTCGGGACGCATCACggtaaattacaaactcttagCCTTGTGTGGGTAATGTAAGTATAAGCGTTGTAACTAGCCTTTGCTTTAACTCCTGGAAACTCTGTTCACAATCCGAAGTCCAATCAAACTTTACATCCTTCCTGGTCAGACTCGTTAGTGGGAGGGCTAACTTTGAGAAACCCTCCATAAAGCGCCTTAGTAACTTGCTAGGCCCAAGAAGCTACATACCTCAAACACATTGATTGGTCTATCCTAATTTGCTATGGCTTCCGTCTTCTAAGGGTTTACACTAACTCTAGCTACAGAAACTACATGCCCCAAAAATGCTACTAATCAAGCCAGAAGTCGCATTTGCTGAACTTGGCGTACAACTGCTTttctcacaatgtgtgcaatACTATTCTCAGATGGTTAGCATGCCCCTCCTTGTTACTTGAGTATACCAGGATATCATTAATAAAGACTATGACAAACTGGTCAAGATAAGGGTGAAAAATCCTATTCATCAAACACAGTTGGAGCATTTGTTAGGCCAAAGGTATCACCAAAAACTCAAAATGGCCGTACCGGGTTCTGAATGCAGTCTTAGGGACATCTGTCTCCTTCACCTTCAGCTGATGGTACCCCATCTTAGATCTACCTTCAAAAATACTGcagctccctttaactgatcaaaGAGATCATTAATACGTGGTAAAGATATTTGTTCCTGACTATTAACTTAGTTAACTGCCTATAATCGATACACATCTGAAAggtccatctttcttctttacaAATAGGACTAGGGCTCCCCAGGACGACATGTTGGGTCTAACATAACCCTCATCAACTAATTCTTGTAACTGCACTTTCAGTTCCTTCAATTCCGTAGGCATCATTCTGTACGGAGCTTGCCATATAGAAGCCATGCATGGAATTAGGTCAATGGCGAATTCTACTTCCTTATCAGGTGGCAAGCCTTATAACTCTTCAGGGAATACGTCCAGAAACTCCTGAACTACTGGTATGTCTTTAGGTTTCAATTTTTCATCCGTGGAGACCACTACATGAGCCAGataggcttcacatcctttTCTCATCAACTTCCTAGCTTTTACTGCTGAGATAAGGCTGCCTGAAGTCAACCCCCTGCATCTCACAAAAACTACTTCCTGCTTCCCCGGTCTTCTAAAGGTCACCTCCCTTTTATAGCAATCAATAATAGCATAGTACTTACCCAAGAAATCCATTCCCAAAATTGCGTCAAACTCTAGCAAGTCTAAGGGAATTAGGTCGACATAGAAATCCTGACCTTCAATCAACACAACACAACTCCTATACCAATCACTTTAGAAGTAGAGATAAAAAAATCCTCTGACATACTCTCAGGCAACCTATCTAAATGTGATGCAAACATACTAGATACAAAGGAATGTGTGGCATCGGGATCAATTAAAACATAAGTAAACTGATTACATAAAGTCACATAACCAATCACCACATCTAGAGCTTCCACGGCTTCCTAATGTGTAACTGC
This region includes:
- the LOC120084753 gene encoding uncharacterized protein LOC120084753, encoding MAPYEALYGRPCRTLVCWNEVGKGKLLGPELVQQTENTVKLIRENLKTARDRQKSYVDKRRRDLEFEVGDQVFLLLFPWKGLLRFGRKGKLSPCYIKPYEIMERVGPTVYKVKLPLELTRIHNVFHLSIVRKYISDPTHMLVEQPIQLKENLSYEEEPVHILDKKE